The segment TAACTGGTAGACATAGACAGAGCTGAGTCAGAGCGAATTTTATTTGTTCCTCTGATCCAGACTGAGGTCATTCGGTTCCAGTTACATCACACAAAACAGATGACACATCTGAATGCAGCTGATTCCCTGGAGATGATTTATTACCAGTTCCTGCTGTCCTGCAACAAGAGTGTTGTGATTGGCTGCACTGAACCTCACACAGCGTAATCTGAATTCACACTAGAGACTCTGGGACATCAGGAAATGCAGGAGTATTTAGACTTGATAATTGTTAACTCCAATGTCTAGTATTCAACCTCTTCCACTGAGAATGAGTCCATCTGTTAGCAGTGAGCTAACTGTTTCCATCCTGCTCTTAGCTCTTCTCCATCGTGATCCTGGGCTGCGTCACTAATGAAGGTTACATTAACAAACCAGAGGAGGTCGAGGAGTACTGTATCTTCAACCGCAACCAGAATGCCTGCAACTACGCTGTTGCTATGGGaacattgtgttttctctgcagtgcTGCTTTCCTAGCACTGGATGTTTATTTCCCCCAGATCAGCGCCGTGAAGGATAGGAAGAAGGCTGTCATGGCCGACATTGGTGTTTCAGGTGAGACTCTGCATCCTCAGCATAATTGATAATTGATATTTTACAACCTGTTTCACCTGTTTCACCTGTGccctctgcagctctctggtctctggtctggtttgtcggtttttgttttctggcgAATCAGTGGCAGGTTTCTAAGGAAGAAGATAACCCTCTGAATGAAGGAGCTGATGCCGCCCGTGCCGCCAttgtcttctccttcctctctgtcttcacctGGGTGCGTACCTGAGCCAGAGTACAGCAGGTTCATCAAAGCAGCGGGACTCTAGACTCTGATCTAGTCAGACATTGAACTGACATAAAGCCACTTAAAATTAACTTTACGCTTAAAGAAAAGTGAACACATAAACTTTCAACTCTGAGTAAAGTATTAATGATACACTGAGTCATGACTGTCTGTTATTTTAAACAGATGGTTCTTAGTGTTTCAGAATAAATAGTTCACCTGAATTTATGTAACAttactttctctttgtgtttgtgtgctttatCTTTTTATGTGGCTTTGTGATATATTGTGgtcatgtgtttgtctgtgataCGTTGTGTGTCATCTTGTGGTGTGCTATGTTGTGTAGGGAGGTCTCACTGTGCTGTCGATGGAGCGTCTGAAGAGAGTGTCATTTGAAGAAGAATACAACAAACTGTTCAGCCCTCCACTCgcttgacacacacaaacacacttgacTTGATCTCTTGCCTTTAACCAATCAGAGAGAAGTATTCAGCTGTCCCTTCCTCATCTCAATCTGCAGTCCTATTGGTCGACCGAAATGCTGATAATCTGAAGTGCCTtgtggttaccatggtgatggAGCGATGCTCTCATTATGTCATAATCTGTGATGATGAGATAATGAAGATTAAAGTGAACCTCAGTGACAGTCGTGtgtatttgcgtgtgtgtgtgtgatgcacagctgcaaaaaaagtctttttgagAGTTGTTCTATGAAACATTGAACATGAAGTAAAATTAGGATGAATAAAGCAATATGACATCATCAACTCCTGTCAACATATGAACCAATGACTATCCACCCTTCTCGCAGTTAGTCTCATTCTGGTCAAAGCTGGTCTCACTTGAACAGTCAGGCAACAAAAGTCTGTTATCCAGCCCCACTTAACAAAACATGTCAAATGATTGAGAGCAGTCCAGCACTCAGCCAACCAATAGTGTACCTCACTCACTCATGAGCTTAGAAACTGTAAGTACACCACaggattttaaatgtgttgtttcatttcattccatATCTA is part of the Echeneis naucrates chromosome 8, fEcheNa1.1, whole genome shotgun sequence genome and harbors:
- the syngr1a gene encoding synaptogyrin-1a isoform X2 — protein: MDGFQAYGAGKAGGTFDPLTFIRQPQTVMRILCWLFSIVILGCVTNEGYINKPEEVEEYCIFNRNQNACNYAVAMGTLCFLCSAAFLALDVYFPQISAVKDRKKAVMADIGVSALWSLVWFVGFCFLANQWQVSKEEDNPLNEGADAARAAIVFSFLSVFTWGGLTVLSMERLKRVSFEEEYNKLFSPPLA
- the syngr1a gene encoding synaptogyrin-1a isoform X1; the encoded protein is MDGFQAYGAGKAGGTFDPLTFIRQPQTVMRILCWLFSIVILGCVTNEGYINKPEEVEEYCIFNRNQNACNYAVAMGTLCFLCSAAFLALDVYFPQISAVKDRKKAVMADIGVSALWSLVWFVGFCFLANQWQVSKEEDNPLNEGADAARAAIVFSFLSVFTWAVQGLLGVYRFKLGADSVTFNLGYVNPDQQHSPEALPTEE